Proteins found in one Plasmodium knowlesi strain H genome assembly, chromosome: 12 genomic segment:
- a CDS encoding SprT-like domain-containing protein, putative — MNDGLNKLTSVESEYLEKSGKKRRQKSLTLNDDVSTQQDANFERICLSTLQGEIEQNKEIALPDIYVSDRKTGQGVHPSCVNLSESYPLDAEVEEEDFETLEVIKQLSSIRIDSDTDNSVGGDKVVCNKKENTPKKRNKKKRGKHTITPLWDNTDVECVEDAIIYDESKDTDFPDLLQLFEEYNEKYFFNKLKSVQVKWSNKMKLCAGICIFKKSGYCCIRLSLPLLKLRKIKEYRETLLHEMIHAFLFLTRSNSRHDGHGPEFKKHMYRINKATGLCITIYHSFHKEVNFYRNHVWRCTGVCRTYPPHFGYVKRSMNRPPGPKEKWWRRHSSYCRGNFIKMEKGKEDKNSDTVHFGATGYNSGILGKAMESTRVKNKKTSGKDGFEKRADTVNTELLNDAIVILDSKKQIMEKQKEVDEMDIINLIKTLFSDNKQKVWSFPDLSVDYHKAFKNENYFEID; from the exons atgaacgacgGACTCAACAAACTAACTTCCGTTGAGAGCGAGTACCTAGAGAAgagcgggaaaaaaagaagacaaaaatccttaaccctaaatGATGATGTCTCCACCCAACAGGATGCAAACTTTGAGAGAATTTGTTTGTCCACTTTACAAGGGGAAATAGAACAGAACAAGGAAATTGCTCTCCCAGATATTTATGTAAGTGATAGAAAGACGGGCCAAGGAGTACATCCCTCCTGTGTAAATCTAAGTGAAAGTTATCCTTTAGATGCagaagtggaggaagaagattttgAGACACTCGAAGTTATTAAACAGCTCAGTTCCATTCGTATTGACTCAGACACAGATAATTCCGTCGGGGGGGATAAAGTGGTTtgtaataaaaaggaaaatacaccAAAAAAgcggaacaaaaaaaaaagggggaaacacACAATTACACCCTTGTGGGATAATACGGATGTAGAATGTGTGGAAGATGCCATCATATACGACGAGTCGA AGGACACGGATTTCCCAGATCTGCTGCAACTCTTCGAGGAATACAacgagaaatatttttttaacaaattgaaaTCAGTGCAGGTGAAGTGGagcaacaaaatgaagttatGCGCAGGGATTTGTATATTTAAG AAATCAGGCTATTGCTGCATTCGGCTATCCCTTCCTCTTCTGAAGCTGCGGAAGATAAAGGAGTACAGG GAGACCCTACTGCACGAAATGATTCATGCGTTCCTTTTTCTAACGAGAAGCAATTCTCGACATGATGGGCATGGACCG GAGTTCAAAAAGCACATGTACAGAATTAACAAAGCGACAGGGCTATGCATTACCATATATCACAGTTTTCACAAGGAAGTGAACTTTTACAGAAACCATGTCTGGAGGTGCACG GGCGTCTGCAGAACTTACCCTCCCCACTTTGGGTACGTTAAAAGGTCTATGAATAGGCCCCCTGGGCCCAAGGAAAAATGGT GGAGAAGGCACTCCTCGTATTGCCGTGGCAATTTCattaaaatggagaagggaaaagaggATAAGAATTCAGACACAGTACATTTTGGTGCGACGGGGTACAATTCGGGCATACTTGGAAAGGCGATGGAGTCCACCCGTGTGAAGAATAAGAAGACGAGCG GGAAAGATggttttgaaaaaagggcAGACACTGTAAATACAGAACTGCTGAATGACGCCATAGTCATTTTAGACTCGAAGAAACAAATTatggaaaagcaaaaagaagTAGACGAAATGGACattattaatttaataaaaactCTGTTTAGTGATAACAAGCAGAAGGTGTGGTCCTTCCCGGATTTATCCGTAGATTACCATAAGGcgtttaaaaatgaaaactatTTTGAAATAGACTAA
- a CDS encoding elongation factor 1-gamma, putative — protein sequence MDFKLLAPKNDIRSLKVQAVASFCNVKLNIPNFEIGKDDKTQEFLDYSPLGRLPVLVTPSGSIFESNAISKYLCNIRRENNLLGKGVFEEAQVNMWVDFNTYELEIPVCCYISNKSNEKSLKHIEETFACLNNHLLLNQFMVGNGITLADIFICVIINFAMKSEKINENFLKKYGNLFRLYNTISNQKQFKYVFASQQGAGKKAATQEKNVQKNANVEKKKEKSNKKKDNKNDEDDECELLSDEPTEKKTKKANPLDLLPPSSFSLDEWKYKFSNEKDLLNVAMPHFWKTYDPKGFSLYYMKYDKLEDECQISFVACNMAGGFLQRLDNNFSKYSFAVVTVLGENKDYDIEGVWLFRGTEIPFEMKDHPSFEYHVFKKLDVNNSADKQIVEDYWCSKESVASRPLVDRKVWK from the exons ATGGATTTC AAATTACTAGCCCCAAAGAACGACATAAGGTCGCTGAAAGTCCAAGCGGTTGCCTCCTTCTGCAACGTGAAATTGAACATTCCCAATTTCGAAATTGGCAAGGATGACAAGACGCAGGAGTTCCTTGATTACTCACCCCTTGGTAGGCTCCCCGTTTTAGTAACCCCCAGTGGAAGTATATTCGAAAGTAATGCCATTAGTAAGTACCTATGTAACATAAGGAGGGAAAACAACCTATTAGGAAAGGGAGTCTTTGAAGAAGCACAAGTAAACATGTGGGTAGATTTTAATACCTACGAATTGGAGATTCCAGTCTGTTGCTACATTAGCAATAAGTCAAACGAGAAGTCCCTAAAACATATAGAAGAAACATTTGCCTGCTTGAATAATCATTTGTTGTTAAACCAGTTTATGGTGGGCAATGGAATAACCTTGGCAGATATATTCATATGTGTCATCATAAATTTTGCAATGAAGtccgaaaaaataaatgagaacttcttaaaaaaatatggaaactTGTTTCGACTGTACAACACCATTAGTAACCAGAAGCAGTTCAAGTACGTGTTTGCCAGTCAACAGGgcgcaggaaaaaaagcaGCTACCCAAGAGAagaatgtacaaaaaaatgcaaacgttgagaaaaagaaagaaaagagcaacaaaaagaaagacaataaaaatgatgaggatgatgaatGTGAGTTGTTAAGTGATGAAccaactgaaaaaaaaactaagaAAGCAAACCCACTAGATTTGTTACCCCCATCATCGTTTTCTCTTGATGAGTGGAAGTACAAGTTTAGTAACGAAAAGGATCTACTCAATGTTGCCATGCCCCATTTCTGGAAAACATATGATCCTAAAGGCTTCTCATTATATTATATGAAATATGATAAATTAGAAGATGAATGTCAAATATCTTTCGTTGCTTGTAATATGGCTGGTGGCTTCTTGCAGAGGTTAGATaacaatttttccaaatacTCTTTTGCCGTTGTTACTGTGCTTGGAGAAAACAAGGATTATGATATCGAAGGAGTGTGGTTATTCAGGGGCACCGAAATTCCTTTCGAAATGAAGGATCACCCATCATTTGAGTACCATGTCTTTAAAAAGTTGGATGTCAACAACAGTGCCGACAAACAAATTGTGGAAGACTACTGGTGCTCGAAGGAGTCCGTCGCCTCGCGCCCTCTCGTTGACCGCAAGGTTTGGAAGTGA
- a CDS encoding 60S ribosomal protein L6, putative: MKKMAKDNKVKAINAAGEETPKYYKVKGKKKILVPIKAKKTIAKKYYGRKLASKKKYMVQGKMRKSIEIGKVAIILSGRHMGKRCIITKILPSGLLAVVGPYEVNGVPLKRVNPRYVVVTSTNIFKFKNMEGLKDEFIKLAEQIQDSSFVKSLEIKKKQKKLLSKKNESLFMNDVIAKIKELMKEDPKMQKLQKIQKQIDTLLKDEITKDKIFAEYLKSKFTLRNDMALHKMKF; encoded by the coding sequence atgaaaaaaatggctaaggACAACAAGGTAAAGGCTATAAACGCCGCGGGCGAAGAAACACCCAAGTACTACAAagtgaagggaaagaaaaaaatattagtCCCAATTAAGGCCAAGAAAACAATTGCGAAGAAATATTATGGAAGGAAATTAGCCtcaaagaagaaatacatGGTACAAggcaaaatgagaaaatccATCGAAATTGGAAAAGTTGCAATCATATTATCAGGGAGGCATATGGGAAAGAGATGTATAATTACGAAGATATTACCCTCAGGACTGTTAGCTGTCGTAGGTCCATATGAAGTAAACGGGGTCCCTTTAAAGAGAGTTAACCCACGATATGTCGTTGTAACTTCAACGAACATTTttaagtttaaaaatatggaagGCCTCAAGGATGAATTTATCAAGCTAGCCGAACAGATCCAAGATAGTTCTTTTGTTAAATccttggaaataaaaaaaaagcaaaagaaacTTCTCAgcaaaaagaatgaaagtcTCTTCATGAATGACGTTATtgcaaaaattaaggaaCTGATGAAGGAGGACCCCAAGATGCAGAAACTGCAAAAAATCCAGAAACAAATTGACACCCTACTTAAGGATGAAATTACCAAGGACAAAATCTTTGCAGAGTATTTGAAGTCCAAATTTACGCTGAGAAACGATATGGCTCTGCACAAAATGAAGTTCTGA
- a CDS encoding 26S proteasome regulatory subunit RPN3, putative: protein MKEKHKKVEYAEKEAEAPADGTTDTTPKDVSSVFVNNLLTSINNINNAIVYKDNRYILRMLKYIKCMRLSIKNESSTLMPIMTNLISKTFKEGYPIYEILFKYINEFKELPKEVPEFSNINDKTYTHAAPEIEVFFYIMILLYLLDKKCYNEAMDLSTVIVNRITKLNRRSLDCINAKVYFYFSWVHELGGKLSHVRQKLLYIYRNACLHRDIMTQTVVLNLILRDYIKHNLYDLAVKFVSKTSFPENSSSNAQHARYLYYIGKILAIQLDYSEAHSKITQAIRKAPQNNQSAKGFKLEATKMEIIVELLMGDIPDRSLFSNKIMRNKLIPYKHVVTAVRNGDINKFSKVMNDYNQLFMRDGVYLLIKRIHHNVIKTALRIINLSYSRISISDIGKKIGVESPLDIVGITAKAIHDGVIEATIDYDNQYVESKSNSDVYVTSDPMKTFHKRIAFCLQLYSDAVKAMQYPDENEKKENEEAKERKIRQQEELAQAEEGDLGDDNDLL, encoded by the exons ATGAAAGAGAAGCACAAGAAGGTCGAGTACGCGGAGAAGGAGGCGGAGGCCCCAGCCGACGGCACAACGGACACTACACCCAAAGATGTAAGCAGTGTGTTTGTGAATAACCTCCTAACGAGCATTAACAACATAAATAATGCAATAGTTTACAAGGACAATCGGTACATTTTGCGAATGctcaaatatataaaatgcaTGCGGCTGAGCATAAAAAACGAGAGCAGTACGCTCATGCCAATAATGACCAATCTCATTAGTAAGACATTTAAGGAGGGTTACCCAATCTATGAAATATTATTCAAGTACATAAATGAATTCAAAGAATTGCCAAAGGAAGTCCCCGAATTTTCAAATATAAACGACaaaacatatacacatgcagCTCCAGAGATAGAAGTGTTCTTTTACATAATGATATTGTTGTACCTCTTggataaaaaatgttacaacGAAGCAATGGATCTTTCCACCGTCATTGTTAACCGAATTACAAAATTGAACAGAAGATCACTAGATTGTATTAATGCAAAGGTGTACTTTTATTTCTCATGGGTTCATGAATTAGGTGGAAAACTCTCCCATGTCAGGCAAAAACTTCTCTACATATATCGCAATGCATGTCTCCATAGAGATATAATGACTCAAACAGTTGTATTAAATTTAATACTAAGGGATTATATAAAACATAATTTATACGACTTAGCTGTAAAATTTGTTAGTAAGACATCTTTTCCAGAAAACTCCTCTTCAAATGCGCAACATGCAAGGTACCTCTACTACATAGGAAAGATTCTAGCCATACAGTTAGACTACAGTGAGGCACATAGCAAAATTACACAGGCTATTAGGAAGGCTCCCCAGAATAACCAAAGTGCTAAAGGGTTCAAGTTAGAAGcaaccaaaatggaaattattGTTGAATTACTTATGGGAGATATACCGGACCGATCCCTTTTTAGCAACAAAATTATGAGGAACAAGCTGATCCCCTATAAGCACGTCGTGACGGCTGTGCGAAATGGagatataaataaattttccaaaGTGATGAATGATTACAATCAACTGTTCATGCGTGATGGAGTGTACCTGCTGATAAAGCGCATTCACCACAATGTGATTAAGACGGCCCTGCGTATCATCAACCTATCCTATTCCCGAATTTCGATC AGCGACATCGGGAAGAAGATCGGCGTGGAGTCCCCTCTGGATATCGTGGGCATAACGGCCAAGGCCATCCACGACGGAGTCATTGAAGCCACCATAGACTACGACAACCAGTACGTGGAATCAAAATCCAACAGCGATGTCTACGTAACAAGTGATCCCATGAAGACCTTCCACAAGAGAATAGCTTTCTGCTTGCAGCTTTATTCAGACGCTGTTAAGGCAATGCAATATCcagatgaaaatgaaaaaaaggaaaatgaggaggccaaagaaaggaaaatcagACAACAGGAGGAGTTGGCGCAGGCAGAGGAGGGAGATCTCGGAGATGACAATGACTTGTTGTGA